A genomic segment from Triticum dicoccoides isolate Atlit2015 ecotype Zavitan chromosome 1A, WEW_v2.0, whole genome shotgun sequence encodes:
- the LOC119288865 gene encoding probable ADP,ATP carrier protein At5g56450 has product MSEGAAAAAAAEDGAARAGRAWAFRRDLAAGALMGGAVHTVVAPIERVKLLLQTQDGNAALLGRSRRFRGFADCVARTVRDEGVLSLWRGNGTAVIRYYPSVALNFSLKDLYRSILKDAGTSADNKFASIALANFIAGAAAGCTTLVIIYPLDIAHTRLAADIGQTDARQFKGIRHFIQTIYKKNGIRGIYRGLPASLHGMVVHRGLYFGGFDTAKDTLVPLDSPLWQRWVAAQAVTSTAGLISYPLDTVRRRMMMQSGMEVQMYSGTLDCWRKIYKAEGVKSFYRGALSNMFRSTGAAAILVLYDEVKKFMNGGRL; this is encoded by the exons ATGAGCgagggggccgcggcggcggcggcggcggaggatggggcggcgagggcggggcgGGCGTGGGCGTTCAGGCGGGATCTGGCGGCGGGGGCGCTGATGGGGGGCGCGGTGCACACCGTGGTGGCCCCCATCGAGCGGGTCAAGCTGCTGCTGCAGACGCAGGACGGCAACGCCGCGCTGCTCGGGAGGTCGCGCCGCTTCCGGGGCTTCGCCGACTGCGTCGCCCGCACCGTGCGGGACGAGGGCGTGCTCTCGCTCTGGCGCGGCAACGGCACCGCCGTCATCCGCTACTACCCCTCCGTCGCCCTCAACTTCTCCCTCAAG GATCTGTACAGGAGCATACTGAAAGACGCGGGAACCTCAGCAGACAATAAGTTCGCATCAATTGCTCTCGCCAACTTCATCGCTGGTGCCGCCGCCGGATGCACGACTCTGGTCATCATTTACCCACTCGACATAGCTCATACCCGCCTTGCAGCCGACATTGGCCAAACAGACGCCCGCCAGTTCAAGGGCATCCGGCACTTCATCCAAACCATCTACAAGAAGAACGGCATCCGCGGCATCTACAGAGGGCTACCCGCATCTCTCCACGGGATGGTCGTGCACCGGGGCCTATACTTTGGAGGCTTTGACACGGCAAAGGACACGCTGGTGCCGCTGGACTCCCCGCTGTGGCAGCGCTGGGTGGCGGCGCAGGCGGTCACCTCCACGGCGGGGCTCATCTCGTACCCGCTGGACACGGTGCGGCGAAGGATGATGATGCAGTCAGGGATGGAGGTGCAGATGTACAGCGGCACCCTCGACTGTTGGAGGAAGATCTACAAGGCGGAGGGGGTCAAGTCGTTCTACCGGGGCGCGCTGTCGAACATGTTCCGGAGCACCGGCGCGGCCGCCATACTCGTGCTGTACGACGAGGTGAAGAAGTTCATGAACGGGGGTAGGTTGTGA
- the LOC119288874 gene encoding nucleosome assembly protein 1;2 isoform X1 — MSDGKDTLDLSALGAAVPNAAGSFAPPPLPLAAVAVDGLRGLIGFAGGGFDAELSAEDKANLVESIKNTLQGLAARHTDVLESLEPKVRKRVEALREIQSQHDEFEAKFFEERAALEAKYQKMYEPLYSKRHDVVNGVVEAEGVTKDSGEAAPDEKEEKGVPDFWLNAMKNHEILAEEIQERDEEALKYLKDIKWYRITEPKGFKLEFHFNTNPFFKNEVLSKTYHMIDEDEPILEKAIGTEIEWYPGKSLTQKVLKKKPKKGSKNTKPITKIENCESFFNFFSPPQVPDDDEEIDEDTAEQLQNQMEQDYDIGSTIRDKIIPHAVSWFTGEAAQDEDFDGIMDDDEDDDEDDEEDEDEDEDDEEDEDDDDGDKKKGGRVPAGEGQAGERPAECKQQ; from the exons ATGAGCGACGGCAAGGACACCCTCGACCTCTCCGCCCTCGGCGCCGCCGTCCCCAACGCCGCAGGTTCGTTCGCTCCCCCGCCTCTCCCCCTTGCTGCTGTTGCCGTTGATGGGCTGCGAGGTCTTATCGGTTTCGCTGGTGGTGGTTTCGATGCAGAGCTCAGCGCCGAGGACAAGGCCAACCTCGTGGAGTCGATTAAG AACACGCTGCAGGGATTGGCGGCGCGGCACACGGACGTGCTCGAGAGCCTGGAGCCCAAGGTCAGGAAGCGCGTCGAGGCGCTCAGGGAGATCCAG AGCCAACATGATGAATTTGAGGCAAAGTTTTTTGAGGAGAGAGCTGCACTTGAAGCTAAATATCAGAAGATGTATGAACCACTGTACTCAAAG CGTCATGATGTTGTCAATGGTGTGGTTGAGGCAGAAGGCGTAACCAAAGATTCAGGTGAAGCTGCTCCAGATGAGAAAG AGGAAAAGGGTGTGCCAGATTTCTGGTTGAATGCAATGAAGAACCATGAAATCCTTGCTGAGGAG ATTCAAGAGAGGGATGAGGAAGCTCTCAAGTACCTCAAGGATATCAAGTGGTACAGAATTACTGAGCCAAAGGGTTTCAAGCTTGAGTTCCACTTCAATACTAATCCATTCTTCAAGAATGAAGTGCTTTCAAAAACGTACCACATGATCGATGAAGATGAACCAATCCTAGAGAAGGCTATTGG AACTGAAATTGAATGGTATCCTGGAAAGAGCTTGACACAAAAGGTGCTaaagaagaagccaaagaagggGTCGAAGAACACTAAACCTATCACGAAAATCGAAAATTGCGAGAGCTTCTTTAATTTCTTCAGTCCACCTCAagttcctgatgatgatgaggaaatTGATGAGGATACA GCTGAGCAGTTGCAGAACCAGATGGAGCAAGATTATGATATCGG ATCTACCATCAGAGACAAGATTATTCCACATGCTGTTTCATGGTTTACTGGAGAGGCCGCTCAAGATGAGGACTTTGATGGCATcatggatgatgatgaagatgacgacgaagatgacgaggaggatgaagatgaggatgaggacgacgaggaagatgaagacgatgacgatggtgataaGAAG AAGGGCGGGCGAGTTCCTGCAGGGGAAGGTCAGGCAGGGGAGCGGCCCGCAGAGTGCAAGCAACAGTGA
- the LOC119288874 gene encoding nucleosome assembly protein 1;2 isoform X2: MSDGKDTLDLSALGAAVPNAAELSAEDKANLVESIKNTLQGLAARHTDVLESLEPKVRKRVEALREIQSQHDEFEAKFFEERAALEAKYQKMYEPLYSKRHDVVNGVVEAEGVTKDSGEAAPDEKEEKGVPDFWLNAMKNHEILAEEIQERDEEALKYLKDIKWYRITEPKGFKLEFHFNTNPFFKNEVLSKTYHMIDEDEPILEKAIGTEIEWYPGKSLTQKVLKKKPKKGSKNTKPITKIENCESFFNFFSPPQVPDDDEEIDEDTAEQLQNQMEQDYDIGSTIRDKIIPHAVSWFTGEAAQDEDFDGIMDDDEDDDEDDEEDEDEDEDDEEDEDDDDGDKKKGGRVPAGEGQAGERPAECKQQ, from the exons ATGAGCGACGGCAAGGACACCCTCGACCTCTCCGCCCTCGGCGCCGCCGTCCCCAACGCCGCAG AGCTCAGCGCCGAGGACAAGGCCAACCTCGTGGAGTCGATTAAG AACACGCTGCAGGGATTGGCGGCGCGGCACACGGACGTGCTCGAGAGCCTGGAGCCCAAGGTCAGGAAGCGCGTCGAGGCGCTCAGGGAGATCCAG AGCCAACATGATGAATTTGAGGCAAAGTTTTTTGAGGAGAGAGCTGCACTTGAAGCTAAATATCAGAAGATGTATGAACCACTGTACTCAAAG CGTCATGATGTTGTCAATGGTGTGGTTGAGGCAGAAGGCGTAACCAAAGATTCAGGTGAAGCTGCTCCAGATGAGAAAG AGGAAAAGGGTGTGCCAGATTTCTGGTTGAATGCAATGAAGAACCATGAAATCCTTGCTGAGGAG ATTCAAGAGAGGGATGAGGAAGCTCTCAAGTACCTCAAGGATATCAAGTGGTACAGAATTACTGAGCCAAAGGGTTTCAAGCTTGAGTTCCACTTCAATACTAATCCATTCTTCAAGAATGAAGTGCTTTCAAAAACGTACCACATGATCGATGAAGATGAACCAATCCTAGAGAAGGCTATTGG AACTGAAATTGAATGGTATCCTGGAAAGAGCTTGACACAAAAGGTGCTaaagaagaagccaaagaagggGTCGAAGAACACTAAACCTATCACGAAAATCGAAAATTGCGAGAGCTTCTTTAATTTCTTCAGTCCACCTCAagttcctgatgatgatgaggaaatTGATGAGGATACA GCTGAGCAGTTGCAGAACCAGATGGAGCAAGATTATGATATCGG ATCTACCATCAGAGACAAGATTATTCCACATGCTGTTTCATGGTTTACTGGAGAGGCCGCTCAAGATGAGGACTTTGATGGCATcatggatgatgatgaagatgacgacgaagatgacgaggaggatgaagatgaggatgaggacgacgaggaagatgaagacgatgacgatggtgataaGAAG AAGGGCGGGCGAGTTCCTGCAGGGGAAGGTCAGGCAGGGGAGCGGCCCGCAGAGTGCAAGCAACAGTGA